The sequence below is a genomic window from Neomicrococcus aestuarii.
GAACTTGGGCATTGGTCAGCCAACCCTCGTTTCCAACTTCCTGACCGCCGATCAGGGCGTCACGCTCCACACGGAGAACGGCATGTTGGGCATGGGCCCGCAGGCCACCGGTGACGACATCGACGAGGACCTCATCAACGCCGGCAAGATCCCGGTCACCGAGCTCCCCGGTGCGTCCTACTTCCACCACGCTGACTCATTCGCGATGATGCGCGGCGGACACTTGGACGTCTGCGTTTTGGGTGCGTTCCAGGTTTCTCGCGAGGGTGACCTCGCAAACTGGCACACCGGCGCTCCGGACGCTATCCCTGCTGTGGGTGGCGCTATGGACCTCGCCATCGGTGCGAAGGAAACCTGGGTCATGATGAGCCTGTTCACAAAGGATGGTGCCGCGAAGCTCGTGGACGCGTTGACCTACCCGGTCACGGGTCTGGGCTGCGTCAAGCGTGTCTACACGGAAAGCGCCATCTTCTTGATCAACGACGGCAAGGTTGTTGTGCGCTCCACGCACGGCACCACGTTCGAAGAGTTGCAAGAGAAGATTCCGTTCACCTTGGAACGCGCATAACTTTTGCCCCTTTACGCGAGTCGCGCCTTTTCAGATTCTGGGAACGGCGCGGCTTTGCGTATTCTTGAGAGCCGTTTGGGCTCGGTTTTGGAAGGACGCTAACGCCACGATGTCTTGGAATTACGACGACGCCACTTCCGTCCCCGACCCATCTTCCGTTGGTACTGAGTCCGTTGGCGCGGTGTCCGTTGGCGCTGAGTCCGGTGTTGAGGCGTCTTTGAGCGCGGCTAATCCGTCAGACACGGTTTATTCTTCGGGTACGCTGCAGTCTTCGAGCACGGTTCAGTCCTTGGCGCGTGGTCTCGACGTCATCAGGTCCTTTGACGCTGAGCATCCTTCCATGACGTTGACTGAGGTTGCTGGTCGTACGGGGCTTTCCCGAGCCACCGCCCGACGATTCCTGTTGACCCTGGCCGAGCTCGGCTATGTCCGGTTCGACGGCAAGTACTTTGAGCTCACCTCACGCGTCCTTCAGTTGGGGTATTCGTACCTGAGCTCGCACACGCTCCCGCAGATCATTGAGCCCGCGCTTGAACAGCTTTCGGGTGAACTCAACGAGTCGTGTTCCGCGTCAGTGTTGGACGACGATGACATCGTGTACATCGCCCGCGTACACACCCGACGCATCATGCGCATCGGCATTTCCGTAGGCACTCGGTTGCCGGCTTTTGCCACCAGCATGGGTCGAGTTCTCTTGGCGTACTTGCCCGTTTCCGAGCGCGATGCTGCAATCTCTCAGTTGAAGGCTGACCCGCTCACACCAGCCACCATCACCACGCCTGAAGCGCTTGCTCGGGAGCTTGATGCTGTGCGTGAGCAAGGCTTCTGCGTGGTGAATCAGGAACTTGAAGTCGGTCTGCAATCCGTTGCCGTGCCAGTGTTCGGGCCGGAAGGTGATGTGGTGTGCGCCTTGAACGTGTCCATGAGTGTGGTTCCTGGAACCACGTCGGCTCCGCGGCTCGAAACCATTGTTCCGGCGCTCAAAGCCACCGCGGACCGCATCGGCGCAGATCTTCGCGCGAAGAAGTAGACAAAGCTTCGGCCTTCACGCCGAAACTGATACCCACGCTTACGCCCACACTTTTAATCGCACGCACGCACGCACGCCCATACGCACACGCTCGCGCCCATACGCATGACTACACCGATGCGCGGCTAGCTTGAAGCTAGGAGCGCGGCGATTCGCTCCACAAAAATCGCTGCCGCGTTTTGGACTGCGGGAACGCTTGCGCGTTCGTTTTCGGTGCCCTCGCGAGCGCTCCGCGACGGCGGCTTATTCGTAAGAGCCAAGACGCTACGGGAGAGTTTTGCTTCCGGAATTCGCACCGAGACGGTGCCTTCTGGAAGATTGGTGAGCGCGAGCTTGGGAACAAGCGCGGCCCCCAATCCAGATGCCACCAGTGAGAGTGTGGTGTTGAAATCATCCGAGTACGCCACCACGCGGGGTTGCATGCCGAAGGATGCGAAAAGGTTGGCGATGACCACAGCATCCGAAGCTCCGGGATGGTGCATGATCCACGGCATGTCCGCCAACTGGGCGGGGGAGAGGGCTGCTTCAGCTTCGAAGCCCCAAGCTGCAGGTAGAACGAAAACGAATGGATCCTCAGCGAGCCACGTTCTCTTCAAACTCGCAGGCCACGCCAG
It includes:
- a CDS encoding 3-oxoacid CoA-transferase subunit B, translating into MTAFASTAEKLDKNALAQIVAADIAPGAFVNLGIGQPTLVSNFLTADQGVTLHTENGMLGMGPQATGDDIDEDLINAGKIPVTELPGASYFHHADSFAMMRGGHLDVCVLGAFQVSREGDLANWHTGAPDAIPAVGGAMDLAIGAKETWVMMSLFTKDGAAKLVDALTYPVTGLGCVKRVYTESAIFLINDGKVVVRSTHGTTFEELQEKIPFTLERA
- a CDS encoding IclR family transcriptional regulator domain-containing protein codes for the protein MSWNYDDATSVPDPSSVGTESVGAVSVGAESGVEASLSAANPSDTVYSSGTLQSSSTVQSLARGLDVIRSFDAEHPSMTLTEVAGRTGLSRATARRFLLTLAELGYVRFDGKYFELTSRVLQLGYSYLSSHTLPQIIEPALEQLSGELNESCSASVLDDDDIVYIARVHTRRIMRIGISVGTRLPAFATSMGRVLLAYLPVSERDAAISQLKADPLTPATITTPEALARELDAVREQGFCVVNQELEVGLQSVAVPVFGPEGDVVCALNVSMSVVPGTTSAPRLETIVPALKATADRIGADLRAKK
- a CDS encoding LysR family transcriptional regulator; amino-acid sequence: MINPHQLRILLEVLEAGSFAAAAPRLGLTPSAVSQQISALEKASGVTLFERSARSAVPLPSAEAMARHARIVLTELESLVAAASAAETSSSHVELRVGIFPSLTSYLIPRLMHDDAWLASGTQLRLSVGEPAQLVRSLRSENGLDVALVFQVGQGGLAWPASLKRTWLAEDPFVFVLPAAWGFEAEAALSPAQLADMPWIMHHPGASDAVVIANLFASFGMQPRVVAYSDDFNTTLSLVASGLGAALVPKLALTNLPEGTVSVRIPEAKLSRSVLALTNKPPSRSAREGTENERASVPAVQNAAAIFVERIAALLASS